The Vigna unguiculata cultivar IT97K-499-35 chromosome 1, ASM411807v1, whole genome shotgun sequence nucleotide sequence atttataaagttattaattatgtttgcccTTCTTGTGGGTTGGGCCATTACTTGGGTCTTAGATGGGCCTGGGCCTAGCCTAAGACCTTAGTTAATGTTTGTTGATACTAGGGGCCTTGTTTGTAATATTCTAAGTCTGGAGTGGTCAAGAAATGTCATCCTATTTCGGCCTAGGCCGTTATGTGCTTTCGCATGTCTGGTTACTTACTTGATAATTTCATTTGCGGGGTTATGTGTAGGTGGGCTTGGTAGTGCGGTTTTATTAGTCTGCCTAGGTGCAGTACAACTTGTTTTGATTTATTGAAGCAAAGGTCACAACGAATTTCAGATTTATAGTGAAAGATTGAAACCTTGGACATCAATTGACATCGTGAATAGATTGAAAGACGCCATGAACTCTTAAATAGAAAAGTACTTTCATGAGTGAATGGAATACTGAAGATGAAAAAGCAAAGAGAATAGTTTGCTATTGATTTGGAGTCGGCGAGATAACACAAATAGTGGTGAGAAGTGGAACCAATAGTGAAGAGTAATATGACAGTGAgcaaatatttggtttaattactcttttgattcatgttttcatttaaaCATGTTAAGTTGGTTCTTTAgttatttatctcaatttggtcccaatttttggaAAACGAATACAATTTAGTCTTTTAcgataatttttgttaaatttattaaaacagaTCAAtgattttgtcattaaaattgaaactcttaGTATGGATGATTTTATTTGTTGgttaattaacataatcctagTGTGAGTTTTTGGACAAAAACAGAgaccaaaatataaattaaacctaaatatttttattctttagtatattaaattttatattttattatctattaacattaaatgttgtggtatataaaaataaataaaaaaatacacaatttaattttcatcaattcctaaaatatactacctacaatttaaaaatatatatatatatatatatatatatatatatatatatatatataattaaaaaaatttcaaaaatttgggGGGCTATGGCCCCTCCCTACCCCTAAGAAGATCCACCCCTATTATAGggatattaattaaaagtttaaattttgttttaagaaagaggaattgttttttattattctgGAATACAAAATTGCACaagtaatatatttaaaaggttgttttaagaaagaaaaaagtgtttCATGGATTTGTCTACGtttaaagaaaaagtttaaccataaatgataaaaaagaaagatggcTTCATGACTGCATCAAAAGGATTATTAAGCAAAGATTTCCAAAATTCGTTAGCGTACTTTCATCATAGGAAGGTaagttttttgtttataatttttgtatttaatgaaaatggATTGGGTTGGAATATgacatttaatgaaaaattaatatgttgtaattaataatatgttgATGGACATGAATATATCGAACTTAATGATACGTTTATGCATTACTAGGGGATAAGCTGAAATAGAAAGTTAATTGTTTCATAGATCCTATGGGAAATGtcttaaaatttcttttcaaagagGTTTGATTAAGAATGGGTTTCTTGCTGGTGTcgatgaaattttgaaattttataagttGTATAATATACACTATATTGGGACAATATTTTTGGTGATATATTCTTTTAGTTTAGGATTATGTGTACATCATATGTTGAAATAGAATATCATGTATCCATGGAAATGCCATCTCTGGTGGAACATTTTAGTTGGAAAATGTTTTTCAGTTGGCTTACAATTGAAATGCACAATTTGAATGTTAGATTTCAACTTTTTTCttcacattatattttatttaatttttggatATAAGTAATGGTTAATGATCACTATGTCTTACAGGATTATGCGTTGTTGAACGAACTATTTGTTAAGTACTAGGTCAACTATAGTACAACAAGATCGTATCCACATGAATTTGGTAACTAAATCAATAATATGTTATCTAACTCATGTTTGTCAGTAAAATAGTAACAAATGTTTGGtttaataacttaaaaacatatttgaagtTAAAATTAAGAGAAGTGATGTTGATTAAAGACGTTGAGATTGAACTTGATTTCTTTCACTCAACTACATTGcccttaattatttataaattatgttatttattttagtgcTCTTGGAAGTATGCTTACTTGTAGATCTAACGTCATGTCTGAGAGTTAGAACCTAAGGGTGACAAACGTAGGATGTCTCCATCCAAGTGGATGAACCCTTGCACTAAGTAGAAGAATGTTTAAACCAACTAAAGCCACATATCCATGTCTAGTATATGACAAACATTAGGAGACTTGATTGGATCTAAACACTAGACCAAATGTCTCTACATCTAGTGTTGATAAGGTATGATGATTGGCTAAGTCACCAAAGCAATTAACACAAATCATGTAACCAACACATAAAATAAgaacacaataaatatataatcaagtGAAGTATAGAGAGTTTAGAAGTTACATCCAATCCCAAGTAAAGAAGAAGTTAGCTGCTCATAATGATGTATACAATATGAACATGGAGTAGCCTTCCTCCTTCCACAACTTTACAAAGATGTATAATAAGAACTAAAGCTAACTATGGAGTTTCGTTCTCTAAAATAAGTTACAAAATCAACATAGGAATCATAGAAACATGCCTTGTATTTATAGAAAAACTAAGTGTAGCTCTAACTTCCATCCTTAAAGATTAGCCATGGAGGTGTCCTTCATGAGTGGGTTTGCTCCAAGCTTGGGCAGTCACCTTGGTGATCAACAATGGAGGTTTCCCTACCATAGAGGTTTTCTCTAGGTGTTTAGCTTCCCTTCTAGAGCTTTGGGTTTCCTTGTAGTGAAGGTTTCTTAAAACGTGGCTAGTGCCAATATCGTTGTTCAATTGCAGGcttataatttgaattttcttagTTCACCTTTCTGCAACTTAACACCAACTTCtcaatttccttcattttacctgcaaaaacaatacaaatatactaaattccactttttatgacttttactctcctcatttttgtatttatatctaattaagctattttaatgatttttacattgggTTAATGCAAgataaatgtataaatgatataCAATTTAACTAATACTAGACCCTTATCACACTCCTTATTATATGACAAGATTGACCATGAATACATAAATTAGGAGGAAAATGACCattgttaaaattattgtcatctATTGCTCGAAGAGAATTAAATGTGAACATCATGTTATATGTTCTTATATGTTTTTGGTAATTCTTGCTTTCACTGGAATTAGTATCAAATAAAAGTTTTTGCAAAATAGTTTGTGGTTCTTTCAGTAGAGGTAACTGAACTTTACCATTACTGCAACATAGTTGGAATTTTTGATTTATCTTATCTTTATGTTTATCGATCCTTTCCTGGTACCACATATAAGCTTTTGCATTCTGTACACTTGAATATTGGATCACCAATATGTGCATATGTTGCGGATAATGAAAAATAGGTTAGTAAagacaattttaatattaagtcacaataattatttagatatttttctcATATCTTGGAATTGAATATGTAGGGATATCATTGTGAGACTGTAGGAATAGGTGCAACCGGGGCAACTTGTGCAGGCACaactttttgttgttgttgaggaGGTGGCTacacattttgaacatgttggttTCGTCAGTTACCTCCAACCTGGATTGTACCTATTTgtggacaaatcatggttgtaatgttgttgttgttgaggcatacatacataaaaaatagtacaatatTGTGCATTTTCTCTTCTATCATACCAACCATGCCCCAATAGAGGCTATGATAACTCTACACCCTTTTGAAATTTGTGAGCTTACTTCATGGGCTTGGTTGTGATGAGAATATAAGGTACAAATCTTGCCATATAGAAGGTGACCCAAATCAAAATccattttaactttaaaaaaatgctCTTTGCATCCTGATTACCTACCATTCATCTCACTTTTCTCACTTGCAGAAAGATGGAATGCAGCTCCAAACATATCCAATCCAATTACAAAAATTGAATCATATCATCATACATAACCAATAATTCGTAAACACACACTAAGAAAGAAACCCTAATCCCCTTAATCCTTACAAACATGGCAAAATCAACAATGGCTACACATGATCGTCAAAATAAACAatgtgaaaaatagaaaaaaaatggggAAATTGTGAAAtagggaaaaaataaaaatgccaaataggaaaaatgtgaaataaaacctgtaacatccctaaggattattacttaaataaataaataaataaaatggaaaaaaaatttaaaacgtCGCAATAATATTAAATCCAAAACGCAGAAGAATTTAAGTTAATACTTATTGTGACTAAACTTAATTGAAATTAAGCAAAAGCATTACAAGTTCCAATATCgcaaatgaaataataaaaacatagtaaaaaaatccctagctctactcccagctagccctcactccgttgCCTGAGCACCCTCAtcatcacctgtatcatcacctgctcccgtgtaatgaatcacacgatcatcgccatacacaaacaaaaaggatgagctcaaaagaatataagaaacatatcaattaaataatataaatacagcCAATTATATTCTTATAGTTAAACCATGGTCACATACTTAATACAACCTCCAATCTAACAACAAagttagccatggactcaggatttatgatgctcacacgaacttgTCCGCTCGTGATcatgcctctacgaacctccccgcttgtagtcttactctacggacctgtctgcccgtagtccaacacatatGATCCACTACCTACGTACCACCTCGTACCCAGCATCTCTCAACTTTAAGCATGGAACATACGaccctacctcgctcgtatccccacaggaGAGTAAATATgtatgaacctcctcgctcataccatcacatctcaaccaccatccatgaacctacccgctcatggcccaacatctcctgatccacgtTCTCATCAATGCGTAAAACAATATACACAAAATGCACtaaactcgcttgggctagaagccttagcttaaGCGACCAGGCCTGTCTCACTTAGGCTAAGttttctcgcctgagcgagcgtgcTAACCTGGTTTTTCTGCGAAGTCTCACTTAGGGGAGTCtctcctcgcctgggcgagatcatCCTTCGCCTAACACCAAAAACTCTCGCCTAGGAGGCGAGTTAAGTACAACACAAAGTTAACCAtgaggtctcgcttaagcgagaacctctcgcttgggcgaaaagcCTTGTTGCCCAAACATCAACCTCCTCGCCTATGCGAGGTGCCCAAAACAGGGTCTCACACCcctcgatttctcgcttaggcgagaggtactcgcctgagcgagataacagGTCGTCCAAAAACCTGGGCACTCTGCCTAATCGAGTAGCACGAGCAGAAACAATATCAAGACTCTACAactcttgcctaggcgagcctggcttgcctgagcgagattagCAGATGGTATCCCTGTTCACGCACGCTGAAACCAAACCAATTGCCCCAAATTCACATTCAACATTAACTAAACAATTCATCACATAATACCAATGGTAGGAACCTGATTTAGACTCCAAATTGACTCCATAACCCACATACAATACTGAAAACCCCCATAAATTGCATACATTCGCAAAATGGATTACCTATACAACATCAAGACCATCAAACCCCCAATTTCACATCACATTGAGTACGATAATCTCATGGCAATGATACAATTTATTCATGTCCAATGCAGAATGCATGAAATTGTTACCTGTATGCATATAGATACGAAAAGAGCTCCCCCAACCTGAAATTCCTTGCTCCAAATGGTCTTTTAGCCTTAGCTTTGTGCTACCCAAAACCCTCCTTTGTTCTCCCTTGAAAAAGTAGTTCTTCTCTCAACCCAATTCACTGTTCTCCTATGAATTTCGTCCTCCTATTAGCACTCTAGTTTTTTCAGTCTCAAAACCCTCCTAATTACCTTATTTTGTCTGTTTATATGGTTCTTAATTAtggttaatgaaaaaaaacgAAATTACCCTTTTTGTAATGTCTATAATTACCTTTCATAGACCAATATGGGTTGTTTTTCCCCAACTCCCTTGGATGCCCATTGTCTCTAGGGTTttcccaccctttcacattcagaccacaagtattttaacaaaaataaagagattaatttgTTCTCAACAAgggttgaacccacaaccactcaATCATAAGACaattgcacaaccaattcatatttgtgataattcctCTAATCTTATAACTACATCAATATATAACCACACAAAAAAACACAAGTCACAACATAttattgacatacataggacccGAAagcaagtcctctcacacaatcaaagtactctcaaccacttgagctagtacttttccacgtcatatcaCTCTGCATTAAATGCcctaaaggcttctactacccacatttattaaataattaatttattaattatttaaatttcttgggtcttacaaaACCTATTTGTCGAATCGTGGTGGCTACGTATTTTTCGATTTGGAACCTTTAGTGTCCCTCTAGTCACGCTAGTGGTGGACGACACCATTTTCTATTGAGGCGTTTTTGTTTGGTGATGTGTGGTTGGGTCGCGATGCAACACACTTGTCATTATGGGTGACTACTTCGTCGATGTCGTGGCTGCTTTGTCCTACGACCTCGTCATATTGGTGTGCTGCCAGGGGAGACCTAAAATAAGGGAGTGAGGAAATGAGATGAGAGTTAGTTTTGTAGTTGTTTCTCAGTCAGTGAGGAGTCTACGATGTGAGTGAGTGAGTGGTAtttggattttgttttgaaacaagaaaataaaagaaacatagcataacacaaataaaacacattttttacttttaaaacagGTCGCGGGCTAGCCTGGAAGCCCGTAGGCTGGCCCGCCGGGTTGTTGAGTCTAGTGGGGCGGGTTGAGGCGAGCCGGTGCGTTGAATTTTCTTACCTGAATCACCATTTTTTGGCGGGCTCCCTATATTCAAATGATGTAATCCAACAGGTACATTTTCCATTCAAGCAGGTGTTTGCTTTTATTCATAGTTGAACCACACAACATAACATATATTTGTAAGACCAGTGTGAATCTCACACATTACTGCATGAAGTTTATCTTAAGAGTCCTAAATTCATATTGTTAACCCCTAGTAGTTGTCAAGTCAATTGGCATACTACAAATATTAGAAGATGGTGATCATCAAAATTCATGATAAACAAGATTTGGTGGTAGAGAAGTGGATTTTAGGCTACTTATTAGTGTCAACACCCGATTTTGTCCAGacaaataaaatgatttaaaaaaatagtatatggtaaatagtaataaaaaggAGTAAAAATAAGTGAAATAAAGAGTAAtaggagataaaaaaataaaaaaataaaattgaaagaaaaagaaattgattaaattaattgagttaattaaaaataatgaaaatgtttCCTTTCATCACacctcatttttcttttcttttttacttataatccaatccttttttttcttttcataccATCCCAAATCCCCTATTTTTAGGTGATGCTTATTCTCTCTCTAATTAACTCACCCAACAACCACTCACCTACACAtaggggtgtcaaaacgggccaACTCGACCCGATTCTAACCTGTCCAAAAGGGGTCAGGCTGGACTGACCTGCTgaaaaaaaacaagttttatcATTGGACCCGGCCTGAGGGCCGGTAGGTTGGTGGGCCGGTAGGTTGGCGGGCTAACAAGTTAGCAGGCTGACAAGTTGGCTTGCTAgctttctctattttcttttaatttttttactaagttCTATTACCATCCACATTCACATAGTTCATTATCTCATCACCAGAGTGCGTCAATCTTGCAGCATTGGAAAACCATAGTTGCTTTGTATAACAATTCTAGAATCCAATAATGGTAACAAcagcaaaaataaattaaagaagtaGAATATATAACAATTCCCAAATGTAACATAAATTCTTATCAACGAAAATTAATGCattagaatatataaaaattttcaaatgtaacAGAAAAAATAGCAGAATTCAATGCACCAAAATAATATACAGAAGATCATATTAGCTGCACCTCCAATCTAGATAAGCCTTTTATGGCAGCAACTAGCAAATCGAAATGGGGGAAAATGACGACAACACTAATCACAACCACACCAATCACAGAATGGCTTGAAATTGAGGGTTGGATCACACAAACACCAATCGTAGGTACCTTGGTCTCCAATTAAGGGAAATAAAAATTAGGGTTACAAATCAGAGTCTTAAGAAAGCAAAAGGCGAATTAGGAATAGAACGAACCTGTttgtggtggtcgtggtggtcgCCCTTCGTGGTCAAGTCGTAGTGTGGTGGCTCTAAGTTTGCCAAGGTCGTAGCGTGGTGGTTGCCTTGCCTTTGTAGCCAACAAGGTGTCATGGAAAACAGAGGAGGCAAAAACCACTAGGTCATCTGAGGCAACACACTGTGGTGGTGACGGAAGAGGCTGGCTGTCCTGATTCGCGAGGGTGAGTGAGTGGTGTGTTGTGGTAGTGTGTAGTGGACTAGCTGCACCAGGTTTTCGTGAGAGAGTAAATGAAATTACCATTGCACGTGTGATTAGTTTAAGTCATTACACAAGCTTTTTTTATTAAGAGAAGGGCTACAGACGGGCTTGATTTGACCTGCAGGTTGGCGAGTTTGTCAGGCCGGGTTGATGTGGGTTCGCGGACTATGTTTTCTATCCCAACCTGTATTTTTTAGAGTGGGCTAGCGGGCCAACCTGTCGGATCTGACCCTTTTTGCCATCTCTACCTGCACACCTCACCAAACACCAACGATTCTCACAATTGACCATCACCTTACTACACCACGTACTAATTACATGCAACTTCACAACACTTATCTCTCTCGCACACACACAACCTTATACTAACCCAGACCTCAGTAAAACGCACCTACTCCACTTTTCACATACCAAACTCACAAACACACACCTTACCATTTCACTTATGTTCATGCTTAGACCATTGACATTAAACGCACACACTAATTCACTGAACCACACTGTCTCTCACCTGATGCCCTAAAACATGCACCATTAACTAACCTAACAAACACTAACCTACACTAACTAACTTAACAGAAAACACACGCATCATGCAACTCACTCGTTGAATTAATTGGACGCTTCACTTGCTTGGGGAATATATAAAAAGGGTAGAAAAGGATTAATTTGGGGCGATTTTGGGGGATCTTTTTGGAAAAGTATGAGAAACATAAAAGAGAGCGAAAAAGAAAGAtcgaaaaggaagaaagagggGTTTCaaaaaaaagcaaaagaaaaaaggagaAAGATCAAGGGACAAAGAAGCGGGCTAGAGTCTGTTAAAATAGATATACTACACTAGAAACTAATGATTTATTGAATCAGAGAGGGTAATATTTAATATGTCCCTCTGGTAACAGAATACATAAAAATAGCACTCGTAAGCGATGTGTCCAGGGGTTGAAACTAAAAAGTAACGTGCTTCCTAAATATTAGGATTTATTCAAACTGAAAATACtcttaacaaattataataaaaaaaccttTTCATTCTTTCCCTTAAACTAACTATATCGTAGTTAGTTTACTTTAGTCAAATCTAGCATTCCCATCTTTTTTCTAAGTTTCTCGAAAGCTTCCAACTTTAAGGCTTTACTCATCACATTTGTAACCTGCTCTTGAGTTCCACAGTGCACCAATTCAATTTCTCCATTTTTCACATGATCtcttaaaaaattgaaacacaCTCTAATATGCTTGCTTCGACCAGGCATTACTGGGTTTTTGGAAAGCTTAATTGTTGAACTATTATCACACATAATAACAGTGCTACCATCTTGTGCATAAGATAAATTTCTCAAAACTCTTCTCATCCACATTGGTTGACAAGCACTGGTAGTACCAACAACAAATTCTGCCTCGATGCTTGAAAGAGTAACGATTGGTTGCTTTTTTGACATCCACTAAACTGTCCCTGAACTTAACAAGAAAACATAACTAGAAGTACTTTTAGAATCGTCCCCATCTCCTGTATAATCAGAATCTATGAATCCAAGCAGTTCTTCTTTTCATCCTTCTTGTAGAATATCCCATAGCTAGAAGTATCTTTTAAATACCTTAATATTCTTTTAGCAGCTTGCAAGTGTAACTCTGTTGGTTTTGACATATACCTGCTAATGAGACTTGCACTGAACATTATATCTGGCCTTGTAGCTGTTAACTACATTAAGCTTCCTATAATTTGCTTGAAATAAGTATCATCCACAATCACCCCATCAACATCCTTATTCATCTTAATGCCATGAACAATAAAACTCTTCACAGGTTTACTTTCAGACATTCCAAATTTCATCAAAATATCATTTGCATATTTCCTTTGGAACATAAAAATACCTCCTGTTTTTTGTAAGATCTCAATACCAAGGAAAAATCTCATCTTTCCTAAGTTAGACATGTCAAAAGCTTGCATcatagaatttttaaatttaatcatcatACATGTATCGTTACTAGTATAGATCAAATCATCAACATAAATGCTGACAATTAGGATGTTTCCACCACTGCTTCTTTTGATGAAGAGAGTCTGTTCACTTGGACATTTTTGAAAACCATCTTTCATAAAATGTGATTCTATACAACTGAACCAAGCTCTTGGTGCCTGCCTTAGATCGTACAAAGCTTTATGTAGCTTGTAAACCTTGTGTTCCTTCCCTTTCTTGACGTATCCCTTTGGTTGCTCTATGTACACATCTTCACTGAGTTCTCCATGCAAAAATTCAGATTTCACATCTAACTGAAAGATATCCCATCCTTCACAAGAGGCAAGTGTTGGTATCAATCTTATTGTGTCCATTCGTGCAATAGGGGCAAATACTTCAGAAAAATTGATTCCATGTTGTTGAGAGTACCCTTTAGCCACCAATCTTGCTTTGTACTTATCCACTTCACCCTCCTCATTCAGTTTTGTCTTGAAGAGCCATTTGAACCCAATTGTTTTTGCTCCAGTTGGCAAATCCATTAGCTCCCAAGTTTGGTTCTTTCCAATTGATTGGATTTCACTGCCCATAGCCTTTCTCCATTTCTTATGCTTAACAGCTTCCTCAAATTGAGTTGGATCTTCACCCAAAACATCTTGTATCATATAAGCCTCGGCTTCTTCTTCACTCAACCCTTCACCACTTACAAATTCCTCCATCCAAGTCggctttcttctttctctccctTGAATATCACACTCTTACGAATGTTTTGATTCATTTTTGCCTTCATTATCTTGTTCACTACCACTGTTGACATTTTCTTCAAAGTTGTCATCCGCACATTTGTACTCCTCCTCACTTTTATCAGTATGGAAATCATCTTCACCCCAAACCAATTTGGTGTTTATTTGTTCTTCATAATTTGAACCCCAGTCCTTACTCTTCTCCTCCTCGAACATGACATCTTTACTAACtataattctttttgttttaggGTCAAACAAACGATAACCTTTTGATTCATTGCTAATCCCTACATAATACAAGGAAAACTCTATAATCAAATTTACCTCTTTTTGCCTTTGGTATGTGTACATGTGCCACACAACCCCACACTCGAAGGTGCTTCACTAAAGGCTTGATTTCATTCCAAGCTTCTTGAGGAGTGATGTTCCTTACAACATGAGTTGGGCATCAATTCAACAGATAAAATGCCTAATTGACAGCTTCTGTCCAAAATGTTTTAGGAACATGTTTGGCAAAAAGTAAACAATGTACCATGTTCATGACGATTCTATTTTTGTGTTCAGCTACTCCGTTTCGGTGTGGTGTATAAAGTGTGGTAAGTTGCCTTTCGATTCCGTTTGCTTcacaaaacaatttaaaatcaaGTAAGTTAAATTCTCCTCCTCTATCTGTACGTAGGCATTTGATGAATGCTTCAACTTCCTTTTCCACCAATTTCTTATAAAACTTGAAGAAATCCAAagcttttgatttttttgaaagtAGATAGACCCAACTTTTACAACTGTAATCATCAATAAAGCTTAAGAAATATCGTTTCCACTATTTGAGATGGGTTGTATAGGGCCACATATGTCTACATGAACGAGTTCCAAGACCTTGCTAGCATGAGATTCACTTGCTTAAGGAATTGGATTACAATGTTGTTTGCCAGTGAAACAGTTAGTACAAGTGATATTTGATGCTTCAAGTTTGGGCAATCCACGTACCATATGTCATTGTTGGAGAGTTTTCAAACCTTTGTAATGTAAGTGGCCATACCTTTTATGCCAAAGGTaggtgatgagtgcgtatttttgccctcattcaatgtttaattctgggtatttaattgaatttatgtgcttaaagagtgatttaattgataattatgataattaggctatttgaacttgtgtgataaaaatgtcttaaaaagtgatttttagttgcctaaattatttttggatattttaacttttgttgatgcagctgaagttaagattaagcttatttaaaggtgggaaaataaatagattgaaattaaaaaaactcctttaaataaggctgaaattagcaagttctagaaaaatcacttctgcaccccagtttttgcttatacactcccctctttctaaatgggtctcaccaaaaacctat carries:
- the LOC114181213 gene encoding uncharacterized protein LOC114181213 isoform X1 translates to MVISFTLSRKPGAASPLHTTTTHHSLTLANQDSQPLPSPPQCVASDDLVVFASSVFHDTLLATKARQPPRYDLGKLRATTLRLDHEGRPPRPPQTDQGTYDWCLCDPTLNFKPFCDWCGCD
- the LOC114181213 gene encoding uncharacterized protein LOC114181213 isoform X2, with amino-acid sequence MVISFTLSRKPGAASPLHTTTTHHSLTLANQDSQPLPSPPQCVASDDLVVFASSVFHDTLLATKARQPPRYDLGKLRATTLRLDHEGRPPRPPQTGTYDWCLCDPTLNFKPFCDWCGCD
- the LOC114181213 gene encoding uncharacterized protein LOC114181213 isoform X3, producing the protein MVISFTLSRKPGAASPLHTTTTHHSLTLANQDSQPLPSPPQCVASDDLVVFASSVFHDTLLATKARQPPRYDLGKLRATTLRLDHEGRPPRPPQTGDDTGDDEGAQATE